The following DNA comes from Halalkaliarchaeum sp. AArc-CO.
CGAGGAGTTCGAGGAGTGGTGTGGGGAGCGACCGTCGTACGACAGCCGGCTCGTCGGCGGGGAGAACGTCGACCGGGTCGTCTGGCACGCCGCACCGTTCGCAAAGCGGGTCGTTGCGGCGACCTTCCAGGACGCTCGGGAGGCTGCGATTGCGACGGTTCGACGGCAGGCGTTCGGCGAGATCTATCGGAATCGGTTGTAGCCATATCGCTGGCCAACGCACACCCGACGCCAGGCCGGATTCCTGCTGATGGGATGTGTGAAATCGGCCTTTGTGCCTACAGAAGGGATTCAAGTAGACGGAGCGAACCTGTTACCATGAACCGACGACGCCTGCTCGCCGTGTCTGCCGCCCTCGCCGTCGAGGGGATCGCCGGCTGTGTCGGCGACGGTCCCGGCGACAACGGTGGCTCGATGACCCCCGCCGGACCGCTCCCGGACGTGGACGACGAAACGCTCGCGACGACGATTCGGAACGCCAACGGGTTCACGTTCGACCTGTTCGACCGACTTTCCCACGCTGCCGACGAAGACGGAGCCCCCAACCTGTTTGCGTCCCCGCTGTCGGTGTCGACGGCCCTTGCGATGACGTACGCCGGGGCCAGGGGAGTGACGCGGGAAGAAATGCGTGCAGCGTTGCGATACGACCTGGGCGACGCCGATACCGCCGGGGACGCTGGGAATGACGACACTGACGGAAACGACGGTGACGAAGACGCTGGAACCGACGTCCCGAACGAGGCGCTCCACGGGGCGATCGCCGAGCTGCTGTCCCGGCTGAACGAACGTGGTGAAGCGATCGACCCGGAGGACCTCCCGTCGGCGTACGACGAGGAAGACGATCCCGTCCCGTTCGAACTGTCGATCGTCAACGCGATCTGGGGGCAAGAGAGCTACCCGTTCCGCGAGGAGTATCTGGACCTGCTCGAGACCTTCTACGGCGCGGGGCTTCGCGAGGTGGATTACGTGAGCGACGCGGACGGCGCCCGCGAGGACATAAACGAGTGGGTGGCCGGCCAGACCGAAGACCGGATCGACGAGCTACTCCCGCAGGGTGCGCTGGACGAACTCACCCGGCTGGTGTTGACAAACGCCATCTACTTCCAGGCCAACTGGGCCGAGCCGTTCGAAGAACAGGCGACCGAGATCGGGCCGTTCACTACACTCGAGGACGAGTCGGTCGAGGTCCCGATGATGCGCCACACGGAGATCAGCGTCCCGTACGCGCAGACCGACCTGTCCGGCGGTGACGTAAAATCGGTCGAGCTTCCGTACGTGGGAGACGACGTCTCCATGCTGGTCGTCCTCCCCGAGGAGGGCGCATTCGAATCGGTCGCGGCCAGCTTCGACGGCGACGATCTCGCCGCCATCCTCGAGGACCTGGACCGACGGGAGGGACGGGTCGAACTCCCCCGATTCGAGTTCGAGTCCGGCTTCCAGCTGCGGCCCGCCCTCGAAGAACTGGGGATGGTCGAAGCGTTCGACCCGGACGAGGCCGACCTCACGGGGATGTACGATCCCGACGACCCCGCCGCAGGCGGCGAGAACCTGTTCGTCGACGACGTGTACCACGACAGCTACGTCGCAGTCGACGAAGAGGGAACCGAAGCAGCCGCTGCAACGGCGGTCGTCGTCTCCGCGGATTCGGCGCCGGCGGATCCCTTCGAATTCGTCGCCGACAGACCGTTCCTGTTCCTGATCCGCGACCGGCCCACAGACGCGCTGCTGTTTTACGGTCGGGTCGCCGATCCGACCGCGGAGTGACAGCCGGCGGATTTCGCCACCGGCCCGCCCGCGTCCAGTGCCCGACGGGAGATCCATAACAGCAACTTTATCACTCGCAGAGAGCGAATCACGCACAAGATTACTCCAGGAGGTACACGGTGACACGAAACCACAAACAACCGGAGGTGAACATCGGACTGGTCGGCCACGTCGACCACGGCAAAACGACGCTCGTACAGGCGCTGTCGGGGTCGTGGACCGACCAGCACTCCGAGGAGATGAAACGCGGTATCTCCATACGGCTCGGGTACGCGGACGCGACGTTCCGCGAGTGCCCGGGGATGGACGAACCGGAACGATACACAGTCGAAGAGGAGTGCCCCGACGGGGAGGAAAGCGAGCCCCTGCGTACGGTGTCGTTCGTCGACGCGCCGGGCCACGAGACCCTGATGGCGACGATGCTTTCGGGCGCCGCGATCATGGACGGCGCCGTGCTGGTGGTCAGCGCCACCGAAGACGTCCCCCAGGCGCAGACCGAAGAGCACCTGATGGCGCTGGACATCATCGGCATCGACAACATCGTCGTCGCCCAGAACAAGATCGACCTCGTCGATCGAGATCGGGCGGTCGATCACTACGAACAGATCCAGGGGTTCATCGAGGGAACCGTCGCCGAGGGATCGCCGATCGTCCCGGTGAGCGCCCAGCAGAACGTGAACATGGACCTGCTCATCCAGGCGGTCGAAGAGGAGATTCCCACGCCGGACCGGGACCCCGATCTGTCCCCGCGGATGTTCGCGGCCCGCTCGTTCGACATCAACCGGCCGGGCGCGACCCACGAGGACCTGGTCGGCGGCGTCGTCGGCGGGTCGCTCGTGCGTGGCACCCTGTCGGTCGGCGACGAACTGGAGCTCCGACCCGGTCGACAGGTCGAGGAAGGGGGACAGTCCGAGTGGCGCTCCCTCGAGACGACCGTCCGGTCGCTGCAGGCCGGGGGATCCCCAGTCGAGGAAGCGTCGCCGGGTGGGCTGCTCGGCGTCGGCACCGGGCTGGATCCGAGCCTCACCAAAGGCGACGCCCTCGCCGGACAGGTCGCCGGCGAGCCCGGCACGCTCCCGCCGACCCGCGAGTCGTTCGAGATGGACGTCGAACTGCTCGATCGGGTCGTCGGCGAGGGCGACGGCGACGGTAACGTCGAGGAAATCTCCACCGGTGAACCGCTCATGCTCACCGTCGGCACCGCCACGACGGTCGGCGCGGTGACGAGCGCCCGTGGCGGGGAGTGTGAGGTAAACCTCAAGCGTCCCGTCTGTGCCGAAGACGGCGCCAAGATCGCGATCAACCGGCGCGTCGGTGCCCGGTGGCGGCTCATCGGCGTCGGGACGCTCAAGTGAACGTGAGTGTGAGAACCCGTGGCCACCGTCGTGATGGACACGAGCTCCCTGATGATGCCCGTGGAGTGTGGCGTTCGCGTGTTCGAGGAACTCGATCGACTCCTCGGCGAGGTCGATCCGCTCGCGCCGCAGCCGGTGGTCGCGGAGCTGGAGTCGCTCGCCTCGGGCGCCGGCGAGGAGGCGACAGCCGCCAGTGTCGGACTGGACCTCTCGAAACGGTGCGACGTCCGGGAGACGGAGGCCCGCTACGCCGACGACGCCGTGTTAGAGCTGGCAGTCGCCGAGGGCGCGTACGCGGTGACCAACGATCTCCCCCTGCGGGACCGGCTCCTGGACGCGGGTGTTCCAGTAATCGGTTTAAGGGGTCGGAACACACTGGCAATAACGGAGCCGTGAACCCGACGGCGTCGCTCCGGCGTCGCCAAACGCGGGACGGTACACTGCGATCCGCGGAAACCAGGGAGATTATACGGCGGCGACGAGACAGCAACCCTACAGGAAGACGGTCACGGGGAGACGAACGGTACGAGATGACGAACGTCACAGGAATGCGAGGTATCTGATCAATGTACAAACGCGTACGACTCAAGGACACGGTCGAAGTTCCGCCGAAACATCTGGCGGACGTCACCCCCCAGCGGGTGAAGGCCCTGTTGCAGGAGAAGCTCGAGGGACGAATGGACGAGGACGTCGGGAGCGTCGTGAGCGTCGTCGACGTGCACGACATCGGCGACGGCGCCGTGCTGCCGAACCGTCCGGGAGTGTACTACGAGGCGGAGTTCGACGCCATCACCTACGATCCGGAGATGCAGGAGGTCGTCGACGGCACCGTCGTCGAGGTGGTCGAGTTCGGCGCCTTCGTCGGTATCGGTCCGGTCGACGGGCTGTTGCACGTCTCGCAGATCTCCGACGAGTATCTCGCCTACGACGGAGCGAACCAGCAGCTCGCCTCCAGCGAGTCGGACCAGTCGCTCGGGGTCGACGATCCCGTCCGCGTCCGGATCGTCACCAAGAGTATCGACGAGCGGAACCCCCGAGACTCGAAGATCGGTCTGACGGCGAAACAGCCCGGACTGGGCAAACACGAGTGGCTCGAGAAGGCCCGCCGTCGCCGCGAGCAGGAGGGCGAAGCCTCGGCGGGGGACGAATAGATGGCCTCCGATCGCCTCGCGTGTCGGGAGTGTCACTTCGTCAACCACGGCGACGCCCAGAGCTGCAAGCTGTGTGGCTCCTCGTCGCTGACGGAAGACTGGGCCGGCTACGTCGTCATCACCCACCCCGAACAAAGCGAGATCGCCGACGAGATGAACGTCACCGAACCCGGAAGTTACGCCCTGAAAGTCCGGTAGGTGTCCGCCGTGGTCGACCTCCTGTCCGACGGCGGTACCGGCGCCCCCCTGTTGGGTCTTCCGGACGAACTTCGACCCGAGCTGAAGGACCCGCTCGGGCCGATTTACACCGACGCGAACGAGCTACTTGCTGCGATCGACGAGTTCGCCACCGAGCACGCCGACCGGGAGGGCGACGAGAGTGAGCCCGACGGCGCCACCGAGTCCGTCACTCGGACACCGAGGCTCGTCGCAGTCGGCGACGTCGTCACCGCCCACCTGCTGGACGCCGGCCGTCGTCCGGACCTCGCGGTGGTCGACGGGCGGACGGAACGGGAAACCGCACCCGAGCCCGTGCTCGAGGCGATCGAGGGGGCGAGCAACGACGCCGACAGCCGAACGGTCGAAAACCCCGCCGCAGTGTTGCGCCGCGAACTGCTCGAGGCGCTCCACGAGGGACTTTCCTCGCCGAACCCCACGATCCTTCGCGTCGACGGCGAGGAGGACCTCGCGGCGCTTCCCGCCGTGCTCGCGGTCCCCGTCGGATCGAGCGTGGTGTACGGACAGCCCGGTGAGGGGATGGTGCACGTCGCCGTCACCGAGACGGTGAAACGCGACGTCCGCAGGTTGCTCTCCCGGTTCGACGGCGACACCCGGACCGCGTTTCGCCTCCTCGAATCGTAGTGGACGGTACACGCTCGAGCGACACGTTCTGTTTTCCCCGCCGACACGGCTTTGTCGGTGCCGGAACGCGAATCCCGTATGGGCGATTCCGAACAACCGGGGCTGACGCTGGACGGAAGTGTCGGGGGCGGACAGTACTTCCGGTCCGCGCTGTCGTTTTCGGTGCTGACCGGCCGGCGCGTCGAGATACGGGACGTTCGCGGAGCACGCGAGAATCCGGGCCTGAAACCACAGCACGTCGCCGCTGCCGAGGCGCTGTCGTCGATCGCAGGCGCGGAGATCGACGGTGTCGAACGTGGAAGTCGAACCGTCTCGTTCGTCCCGGGGGAAGTACGTCCGGGACGGTACACCGTCGAGATCGAAACCGCCGGCAGCGCGCCGCTGGTCGTCGACGCGGTGTTGCCCCTTTCACTCGTCGCTCGGGGACCAGTACGACTGCGGGTAACAGGCGGAACCGACGTGAAATGGTCACCGCCGCTTTCGTATCTCCGCCGGGTGAAGCTGCCGCTCCTCCGTGAGGCGGGACTGCTGGCGTCAGTTGACGTCGGGAGGCGCGGATTCTATCCGGTTGGCGGCGGGGACGTGACGCTGTCGATCGGCCCTTCGACCCCTGCACCGCTCGAATTGGACGAATCTGGCGAACGCCGAGGGATCAGGGCGCTTTCGACTGTCTCCGAGGATCTTTCCGACGCTGACGTCGCAGAGCGCCTCGCCGACGCCGCACTCGAACAGGTCGACGACGACTGGACCGTGCTCGAACGCACCGTGAGCTACGTCGACAGCGACGCCACAGGGGCGGTGATCGTGCTGGTCGCAGAACACGAAGCCGGGACCGACCCACCGGCATCGGAAGCGGCCGACGCCGGATTCGGGCCGACGTGTCGGTTCGGGACCAGCGCGCTCGGGGAACCCGGTGTTCCCGCAGAACGGGTCGGGCGCGACGCGGTCGACGCCCTCCAGGAACCGATCGACGCCGGAGCGACCGTCGACGTCCACCTCGCCGACCAGTTGCTCCCGTTTCTCGCCGTCGCCGGCGGAGCGTTCCGAGCACCGCGGCTCACCGAGCATCTCGAGACCCACCTGAAACTGCTCGAGACGTTCGGGGCTCCCGTCGAATGGAACAAACGGGACAACGGGACGGTGGACGTTTCCGCACCCGGAAAGCTCCCCGATCAGTGGTGATCGCCGTCGTCGGGTATTTCGTGTTTATTGGTAGCGATACACAATAGTTGCCTCCACGCATACGTTGCGGTGTGTCGGAACGTACAACACTCGAGTTGGGGTTCAGGCTAGTGAGAGGAACAACCGGGACGAACGAACCGGACGGCTCCCCGGACGGACAAATCGGGTGGGACGACTGAGATTCATAGGTGACGCCGACAGGAACCAACTTTCAAGACCACACGCATCCAACCGCCGAATACCGCTATGAATATCACTGATATTGCTGTCGAGGAGTACGTCGAGGTCGATGCCTCCACTCGCCTCGGGAAAATTCGGTCTATCTTCGAAGAAAAGAACCCCAAAGGGATCGTCGTCACCGAGGACGGGGAGTACGCAGGAGTCATCGGGGAACGGGACCTCATCAAGTCGCGGATCGAGGACGACACGAAGGCGTCGGTCGTGATGAAAAACGCCCCGCGGGTGAAGCGAACCGAGCACGTTCGCGAGGTTGCGCGGATCCTCGTCGAGGGGAACGTCAAGATCGCGCCCGTCTACGAGGGGGAGAAGCTCTACGGGATCGTCACGGAAGACGGCATCCTCGAGGCCGTACTCGACAACCTGGATGCGATCACCGTCGAGCAGATCTACACGAAAGACGTCGTCACGATCACCGAGGAAGGACACGTCGGGCAGGCGATCAATCGGCTACGCGAAAACGGCATCTCCAGGCTGCCCGTGCTCAACGAGAACGATCGGTTGACCGGGGTGATCACGACCCACGACATCGTCGAGTTCGTGATCCGGGGCGAGAACCGGCTCGGACGGCACGACCGGTCGGGCGACACCGACCGGATGCTCGACATCCCCGTCTACGATCTGATGTCCAACCCCGTCTTGACGGCCACGCCAGAGGAGACCGTGAAAGCCGCCGTCGAGCGGATGTTCGAAAACGACATCGCGGGCCTGATCGTCAGCGACGACGGCGACGCCGTCGACGGCGTCGTGACGAAGACGGACGTCCTCAGGGCACTGACGTTCACGGAGGAGGAGTCGATGGACGTCCAGATCACCAACATCGCACTTCTGGACACCATCTCCCGGGAACACATCGTCGAGTCGATCGAATCCGTCTCCGAGAAGTACCAGGAGATGGCCGTCCACCACGCCCACGTGCGGTTCCACGAGCACAAGGAGAAGCTTCGCGGCACCCCGTTGCTCCAGTGTCAGATCCGGCTCCGAACGAGCGAGGGACAGGTCGCCGGCTCGGGCGAGGGATACGGTTCCGAACACGCGTTCCACGTCGCACTCGACAAACTCGAACGCAACGTCCTCGAAATGAAGGGATTCAAAGCCGACGAGGAGTACCGCGGGCAGCTTCTCCGGAAGCTCGGCGAACTGTAGGTTTCTTCCCCGGTGCTTTCGTTCGGACGGAATCGGCGCAACGGTTTTTACGACTGACTGAATGGTTCAAAACGACCATGAATCAGCGTTCGCGCCGGTTACGGCTCGCCGAATGGGCCGATCTCGTCGACGAGGAACTACCGGAACGGGCGCTCGAACGTCCCACGCTGTCGGCGTTCCCGGACGGCCATTCGGACAGCGAGGACGACGGGGACGGCCGAGACACCCGAAACCCCCGGGGGGACGGACGTGGACTGCACCGACGTTCGAGGTAGCCGCCGGTTCACTTCCGCCGCGCTTGGGGAACCCTTTTCGAGGAAGCCGCCATAGACCCGACGATGGCGGCCACCGAAGACGTCGCGTACGTGGAGCATCCCCTTTTGCCCCCCGGGCTCGTCGAGCGCCGCCGCTACCAGCTCGAACTGGCCGGCCAGGCGCGGTCCGAACACACCCTTGTCTGTCTGCCGACCGGTCTGGGAAAGACGACGGTGAGTTTGCTCGTGACCGCCGAGCGGCTCCACGAGCGCGGCGGGACCGCGCTGTTTCTCGCGCCGACGAAGCCGCTCGTGACACAGCACGCCGAGTTCTACCGCCAGGCACTCGAGATCCCCGACGACGAGATCGTGGTGTTCACCGGCGAGGTCAGCCCCGACGACCGCGGCGACCTGTTCGACCGGGCACAGGTCGTGATCGCGACGCCGCAGGTCATCGAAAACGACCTGGTCGGCAATCGGATCGACCTCGCGGACGTCACACACCTCACCTTCGACGAATGTCACCGGGCGACCGGCGACTACTCGTACGTGTACATCGCCGAGCGGTACCACGCCGACGCCGACGATCCCCTGGTCACGGC
Coding sequences within:
- a CDS encoding translation initiation factor IF-2 subunit gamma yields the protein MTRNHKQPEVNIGLVGHVDHGKTTLVQALSGSWTDQHSEEMKRGISIRLGYADATFRECPGMDEPERYTVEEECPDGEESEPLRTVSFVDAPGHETLMATMLSGAAIMDGAVLVVSATEDVPQAQTEEHLMALDIIGIDNIVVAQNKIDLVDRDRAVDHYEQIQGFIEGTVAEGSPIVPVSAQQNVNMDLLIQAVEEEIPTPDRDPDLSPRMFAARSFDINRPGATHEDLVGGVVGGSLVRGTLSVGDELELRPGRQVEEGGQSEWRSLETTVRSLQAGGSPVEEASPGGLLGVGTGLDPSLTKGDALAGQVAGEPGTLPPTRESFEMDVELLDRVVGEGDGDGNVEEISTGEPLMLTVGTATTVGAVTSARGGECEVNLKRPVCAEDGAKIAINRRVGARWRLIGVGTLK
- the spt4 gene encoding transcription elongation factor subunit Spt4 codes for the protein MASDRLACRECHFVNHGDAQSCKLCGSSSLTEDWAGYVVITHPEQSEIADEMNVTEPGSYALKVR
- a CDS encoding CBS domain-containing protein, whose translation is MNITDIAVEEYVEVDASTRLGKIRSIFEEKNPKGIVVTEDGEYAGVIGERDLIKSRIEDDTKASVVMKNAPRVKRTEHVREVARILVEGNVKIAPVYEGEKLYGIVTEDGILEAVLDNLDAITVEQIYTKDVVTITEEGHVGQAINRLRENGISRLPVLNENDRLTGVITTHDIVEFVIRGENRLGRHDRSGDTDRMLDIPVYDLMSNPVLTATPEETVKAAVERMFENDIAGLIVSDDGDAVDGVVTKTDVLRALTFTEEESMDVQITNIALLDTISREHIVESIESVSEKYQEMAVHHAHVRFHEHKEKLRGTPLLQCQIRLRTSEGQVAGSGEGYGSEHAFHVALDKLERNVLEMKGFKADEEYRGQLLRKLGEL
- a CDS encoding DNA-directed RNA polymerase, encoding MYKRVRLKDTVEVPPKHLADVTPQRVKALLQEKLEGRMDEDVGSVVSVVDVHDIGDGAVLPNRPGVYYEAEFDAITYDPEMQEVVDGTVVEVVEFGAFVGIGPVDGLLHVSQISDEYLAYDGANQQLASSESDQSLGVDDPVRVRIVTKSIDERNPRDSKIGLTAKQPGLGKHEWLEKARRRREQEGEASAGDE
- a CDS encoding twitching motility protein PilT; protein product: MDTSSLMMPVECGVRVFEELDRLLGEVDPLAPQPVVAELESLASGAGEEATAASVGLDLSKRCDVRETEARYADDAVLELAVAEGAYAVTNDLPLRDRLLDAGVPVIGLRGRNTLAITEP
- the rtcA gene encoding RNA 3'-terminal phosphate cyclase produces the protein MGDSEQPGLTLDGSVGGGQYFRSALSFSVLTGRRVEIRDVRGARENPGLKPQHVAAAEALSSIAGAEIDGVERGSRTVSFVPGEVRPGRYTVEIETAGSAPLVVDAVLPLSLVARGPVRLRVTGGTDVKWSPPLSYLRRVKLPLLREAGLLASVDVGRRGFYPVGGGDVTLSIGPSTPAPLELDESGERRGIRALSTVSEDLSDADVAERLADAALEQVDDDWTVLERTVSYVDSDATGAVIVLVAEHEAGTDPPASEAADAGFGPTCRFGTSALGEPGVPAERVGRDAVDALQEPIDAGATVDVHLADQLLPFLAVAGGAFRAPRLTEHLETHLKLLETFGAPVEWNKRDNGTVDVSAPGKLPDQW
- a CDS encoding serpin family protein, with translation MNRRRLLAVSAALAVEGIAGCVGDGPGDNGGSMTPAGPLPDVDDETLATTIRNANGFTFDLFDRLSHAADEDGAPNLFASPLSVSTALAMTYAGARGVTREEMRAALRYDLGDADTAGDAGNDDTDGNDGDEDAGTDVPNEALHGAIAELLSRLNERGEAIDPEDLPSAYDEEDDPVPFELSIVNAIWGQESYPFREEYLDLLETFYGAGLREVDYVSDADGAREDINEWVAGQTEDRIDELLPQGALDELTRLVLTNAIYFQANWAEPFEEQATEIGPFTTLEDESVEVPMMRHTEISVPYAQTDLSGGDVKSVELPYVGDDVSMLVVLPEEGAFESVAASFDGDDLAAILEDLDRREGRVELPRFEFESGFQLRPALEELGMVEAFDPDEADLTGMYDPDDPAAGGENLFVDDVYHDSYVAVDEEGTEAAAATAVVVSADSAPADPFEFVADRPFLFLIRDRPTDALLFYGRVADPTAE